One segment of Macrotis lagotis isolate mMagLag1 chromosome 1, bilby.v1.9.chrom.fasta, whole genome shotgun sequence DNA contains the following:
- the ASNSD1 gene encoding asparagine synthetase domain-containing protein 1: protein MCGICCSVTLSIEHGKYDFLHKNLLHNLKRRGPNSSQQVLKTDIDYHCLFSGHVLHLRGLLTPQPIEDEKGNVFLWNGEIFGGIFVGTEDNDTQIMFNHLSSFNKESEILSLFSSVHGPWAFIYYQASSNCVWFGRDYFGRRSLLWHFSNTEKGFCLASVGTKAAGVVNEWQEVPACGIFKIDLKSSSISKHMVLTLYPWKYISKENTVEEVDKSLDQIPGDLPKFVSVELNEARLCLKTPVVPLNTKFRKDTFTSDHSSHIPATIENLQVFLKDEHMKKTVHQLIHVLSEAVKKRVLCLSRTESVSLNDDHSKASAKKANIAILFSGGIDSMVIASLADRHVPFDEPIDLLNVAFMTKEKVGHATFTNKSDKLKKHLQENIKRLDITTDNIQDQNFNVPDRLTGRAGLKELKAINPLRMWNFVEINVSLEELQRMRQHQISHLVQPLDTVLDDSIGCAVWFASRGVGCAMKEDKMKPYQSSAKVVLTGIGADEQLAGYSRHRVRFKTHGLEGLSKELEMELGRISSRNLGRDDRVISDHGKEARFPFLDENVVSFLNSLSILEKADLTLPRGIGEKLILRLAALELGLTASTVLPKRAMQFGSKIAKLENNNEKASDKCSRLQELSSE, encoded by the exons ATGTGTggcatttgttgttcagtcactttatCCATTGAACATGGCAAGTACGATTTTTTGCATAAGAATCTACTTCATAATCTTAAACGACGAGGACCTAACAGTAGTCAACAGGTGTTAAAGACTGATATTGATTATCATTGCTTATTTTCTGGTCATGTCCTTCACTTAAGAGGCCTTTTGACTCCCCAGCCTATTGAAGATGAAAAAGGCAATGTATTTCTTTGGAATGGAGAAATCTTTGGTGGAATATTTGTAGGAACTGAAGATAATGATACTCAAATTATGTTTAATCATCTTTCCTCATTTAATAAGGAATCTGAAATTCTCTCACTTTTTTCAAGTGTCCATGGTCCATGGGCTTTTATTTATTACCAAGCATCTAGTAATTGTGTGTGGTTTGGTAGGGATTATTTTGGTCGTCGAAGCTTACTTTGGCATTTTAGTAATACAGAGAAGGGTTTTTGTCTTGCTTCAGTAGGTACTAAAGCTGCTGGAGTAGTAAACGAGTGGCAGGAAGTTCCAGCATGTGGAATTTTCAAAATTGATCTTAAATCCTCTTCTATTTCAAAACACATGGTTTTAACATTATATCCTtggaaatatatttctaaagAGAATACAGTAGAGGAAGTTGACAAGAGTCTTGATCAGATTCCAGGTGATTTGCCAAAATTTGTATCAGTTGAGCTAAATGAAGCTAGGCTTTGTCTAAAGACACCTGTTGTTCCATTAAATACAAAGTTTCGAAAAGATACATTTACATCTGATCATAGTTCCCATATCCCAGCTACTATAGAAAATCTTCAGGTTTTTCTTAAAGATGAGCACATGAAAAAAACAGTTCATCAATTAATTCATGTCTTAAGTGAAGCTGTAAAAAAACGAGTTTTATGTTTATCTAGGACTGAAAGTGTTTCCCTAAATGATGACCATTCTAAAGCCTCTGCTAAGAAGGCAAATATTGCAATACTTTTTTCTGGTGGCATTGATTCCATGGTTATTGCAAGCCTTGCTGATCGACATGTTCCTTTTGACGAACCAATTGATCTTCTTAATGTAGCTTTCATGACTAAAGAAAAGGTTGGGCATGCTACTTTCACCAATAAAAGTGATAAGCTGAAAAAACATCTTCAGGAAAACATTAAAAGACTTGATATCACCACTGATAATATTCAGGACCAGAACTTTAATGTGCCAGATCGACTCACTGGCAGAGCAGGGCTAAAAGAATTAAAAGCTATAAATCCTTTAAGAATGTGGAATTTTGTTGAAATTAATGTTTCCCTGGAAGAATTGCAGAGAATGAGACAACACCAAATAAGCCATTTAGTTCAACCCTTGGATACAGTTTTGGATGACAGCATTGGTTGTGCAGTTTGGTTTGCTTCTAGAGGAGTGGGCTGTGCtatgaaagaagataaaatgaaaccaTACCAAAGTTCTGCAAAG GTAGTTCTTACTGGGATTGGTGCAGATGAACAGCTTGCAGGATATTCTCGTCATCGAGTTCGCTTCAAAACACATGGTCTAGAAGGATTaagtaaagaactagaaatggaACTAGGTCGAATTTCTTCTAGAAATCTTGGCCGTGATGATAGGGTCATCAGTGATCATGGAAAAGAAGCAAG gtttccttttcttgatgaaaatgtCGTCTCCTTTCTAAATTCTCTGTCTATTTTGGAAAAAGCAGACTTGACTTTGCCCCGTGGAATTGGTGAGAAATTGATTTTGCGCCTTGCAGCATTAGAACTTGGTCTTACAGCTTCCACTGTCCTGCCTAAAAGAGCCATGCAGTTTGGATCTAAAATtgcaaaactagaaaataataatgaaaaggcTTCTGATAAATGTAGTCGACTTCAAGAGTTATCTTCAGAATAA